The proteins below come from a single Frankiales bacterium genomic window:
- a CDS encoding glycosyltransferase codes for MTRALVYGDVNLNVLDGSAIWVQSMVEALSRCDVDVTLLLKAPVTTGRLVDPIAAMPRVTVVRPHEEGLVPRRSHLLDREHAVEIMRRLDEQQRFDLVVMRGLRAVDVAAKDGAFDGRLWTYLTDHAQTVTALTPAAIEQLERISAASRFMLCQTEELRSFLESAVSAACGRSVLWTPTVPAPDFELPEREPREGRPLRLVYTGKFAPLWNTLEMTRLPQRLAEAGVSAELHMVGDKVHEVPTDPSWAPAMQAALSSSPGVVWHGGMPRQEAMRTSAAMDIGLSWRDPAMDGSLELSTKVLEFGALDVPVILNRTQMHEDLFGVDYPLFVQGEDDVVDAVAAVAQDPELYESARTRCREVSASFSMDVAVERMRGHLARAFPTAGSAAPSLAGRSRRLRVGVASHDLKFFSRMLDHLSALPELEVRVDQWSALAVNDPAQSQEILDWADVIIAEWCGPVAVWYSQRKRPGQRLIVRLHRFELDAAWIKDVVIDNVDQMVCVSPFYGQLTAQRTGWPKDKIVVVPNWVDVDQLDRPKLEGAQFHLGMIGIAPMRKRMDLGLDVLERVRRQDDRFTLFAKSKLPWDYWWIWRKAHEQEHFDEVFRRIQTSPHLRGAVVFDDFGGDVAAWLRRIGWVLSTSDDESFHLAPAEGMASGAVPALLPWPGADTIYHQRWIDEDVDAMAERILTTVHEDRWEAEGLRAQQHLSASFPLDAVCAAWTRLLVENASPDTAQGTLAPED; via the coding sequence ATGACCCGCGCGCTCGTCTACGGCGACGTCAACCTCAACGTGCTCGACGGCTCGGCCATCTGGGTCCAGTCGATGGTCGAGGCGCTGAGCCGGTGCGACGTCGACGTCACGCTCCTGCTCAAGGCCCCGGTCACCACGGGCCGCCTCGTCGACCCCATCGCGGCCATGCCGCGCGTGACGGTCGTGCGCCCGCACGAGGAGGGCCTCGTGCCCCGCCGGTCGCACCTGCTCGACCGCGAGCACGCCGTGGAGATCATGCGCCGGCTCGACGAGCAGCAGCGCTTCGACCTCGTCGTCATGCGGGGCCTGCGCGCCGTCGACGTCGCGGCGAAGGACGGCGCGTTCGACGGGCGGCTGTGGACCTACCTCACGGACCACGCGCAGACCGTCACCGCTCTCACGCCCGCAGCGATCGAGCAGCTCGAGCGGATCAGCGCCGCGAGCCGCTTCATGCTCTGCCAGACCGAGGAGCTGCGCTCGTTCCTCGAGTCCGCGGTGTCGGCGGCGTGCGGCCGCAGCGTCCTCTGGACGCCGACCGTGCCCGCACCGGACTTCGAGCTGCCCGAGCGCGAGCCGCGCGAGGGCCGGCCGCTGCGCCTGGTCTACACCGGCAAGTTCGCGCCGCTGTGGAACACCCTGGAGATGACCCGCCTGCCGCAGCGTCTCGCGGAGGCAGGCGTCTCGGCCGAGCTGCACATGGTGGGCGACAAGGTCCACGAGGTGCCGACCGACCCGTCGTGGGCTCCGGCGATGCAGGCGGCTCTGTCGTCGAGCCCCGGCGTCGTGTGGCACGGCGGCATGCCGCGCCAGGAGGCCATGCGCACGTCGGCGGCGATGGACATCGGGCTGTCGTGGCGCGACCCGGCGATGGACGGCAGCCTCGAGCTGTCGACCAAGGTGCTCGAGTTCGGCGCCCTCGACGTGCCGGTGATCCTCAACCGCACGCAGATGCACGAGGACCTCTTCGGCGTCGACTACCCGCTGTTCGTGCAGGGGGAGGACGACGTCGTCGACGCCGTCGCCGCCGTGGCGCAGGACCCGGAGCTCTACGAGTCCGCGCGCACCCGGTGCCGTGAGGTGTCGGCGTCGTTCTCGATGGACGTCGCGGTGGAGCGGATGCGCGGCCACCTCGCCCGGGCGTTCCCCACCGCCGGATCCGCCGCGCCGTCGCTCGCGGGGCGCTCGCGGCGGCTGCGTGTCGGCGTCGCCAGCCACGACCTGAAGTTCTTCAGCCGCATGCTCGACCACCTCTCGGCGCTGCCCGAGCTCGAGGTGCGCGTCGACCAGTGGTCGGCCCTGGCGGTGAACGACCCGGCGCAGTCGCAGGAGATCCTCGACTGGGCCGACGTCATCATCGCCGAGTGGTGCGGGCCGGTCGCGGTCTGGTACTCCCAGCGCAAGCGGCCGGGGCAGCGGCTCATCGTCCGGCTGCACAGGTTCGAGCTCGACGCGGCCTGGATCAAGGACGTCGTCATCGACAACGTCGACCAGATGGTGTGCGTGAGCCCCTTCTACGGCCAGCTCACGGCGCAGCGCACCGGGTGGCCGAAGGACAAGATCGTGGTCGTCCCGAACTGGGTGGACGTCGACCAGCTCGACCGGCCCAAGCTCGAGGGGGCGCAGTTCCACCTCGGCATGATCGGGATCGCGCCCATGCGCAAGCGCATGGACCTCGGGCTCGACGTGCTCGAGCGCGTGCGGCGCCAGGACGACCGGTTCACGCTGTTCGCCAAGTCCAAACTGCCTTGGGACTACTGGTGGATCTGGCGCAAGGCCCACGAGCAGGAGCACTTCGACGAGGTGTTCCGCCGGATCCAGACCTCGCCGCACCTGCGCGGCGCGGTGGTGTTCGACGACTTCGGCGGCGACGTCGCCGCGTGGCTGCGCCGCATCGGCTGGGTGCTCTCGACCTCCGACGACGAGAGCTTCCACCTCGCCCCGGCCGAGGGGATGGCCTCCGGTGCCGTGCCTGCGCTGCTCCCGTGGCCCGGTGCCGACACGATCTACCACCAGCGCTGGATCGACGAGGACGTCGACGCCATGGCCGAGCGCATCCTCACCACGGTGCACGAGGACCGCTGGGAGGCCGAGGGTCTCCGGGCCCAGCAGCACCTGTCGG
- a CDS encoding UDP-N-acetylglucosamine 2-epimerase (non-hydrolyzing): protein MSAAPVIHVTGARPNFPKAAPVLAALRALDVPQLLVHTGQHYDDRMSEIFFRELDLPTPDVNLGVGSGSHAVQTAATMVGLEELFLEQAPPLVVVYGDVNSTVAAALVAAKLHIPVAHVEAGLRSFDMTMPEEVNRLLTDQLSDLLLVTSPDAIAHLANEGIDPGRIHFVGNPMIDTLLAHLDRFDVEKATAEHGLTGRYAVATLHRPANVDSVESARELVRVLHAAADRLDVVFPLHPRGRAMLESQGLLDHGRLHVVDPLGYIEFISLVRGSSAVVTDSGGVQEETTVLGVPCLTLRPNTERPITISSGTNRLVTTATVIDALDEALARPAGAGHKVPPLWDGHAGPRIAEVVSAFLGSRAARAGA, encoded by the coding sequence ATGAGCGCCGCACCTGTGATCCACGTGACCGGAGCGCGCCCCAACTTCCCCAAGGCGGCGCCCGTCCTGGCCGCGCTCCGCGCGCTCGACGTGCCCCAGCTGCTCGTGCACACCGGTCAGCACTACGACGACCGCATGTCCGAGATCTTCTTCCGCGAGCTCGACCTGCCGACCCCCGACGTCAACCTCGGCGTCGGCTCGGGCAGCCACGCGGTGCAGACGGCGGCCACGATGGTGGGGCTCGAGGAGCTCTTCCTCGAGCAGGCGCCCCCGCTGGTGGTCGTCTACGGCGACGTCAACAGCACCGTGGCGGCCGCTCTCGTGGCCGCGAAGCTGCACATCCCCGTGGCGCACGTCGAGGCGGGCCTGCGGTCCTTCGACATGACGATGCCGGAGGAGGTCAACCGGCTGCTCACCGACCAGCTCTCGGACCTGCTGCTGGTCACGAGCCCGGACGCCATCGCGCACCTCGCGAACGAGGGGATCGACCCCGGGCGCATCCACTTCGTGGGCAACCCGATGATCGACACGCTGCTCGCGCACCTCGACCGCTTCGACGTCGAGAAGGCCACCGCCGAGCACGGGCTCACCGGCCGCTACGCCGTCGCCACGCTGCACCGCCCGGCCAACGTCGACTCGGTCGAGTCCGCCCGCGAGCTGGTGCGCGTGCTGCACGCGGCCGCCGACCGGCTCGACGTCGTCTTCCCGCTGCACCCGCGCGGCCGCGCGATGCTCGAGTCGCAGGGACTGCTCGACCACGGCCGTCTGCACGTCGTCGACCCCCTGGGCTACATCGAGTTCATCTCGCTCGTGCGCGGGTCGTCCGCCGTCGTCACGGACTCCGGCGGCGTGCAGGAGGAGACCACCGTGCTGGGCGTGCCGTGCCTCACCCTGCGACCCAACACCGAGCGTCCGATCACCATCTCGAGCGGGACCAACCGCCTGGTCACCACCGCCACCGTCATCGACGCGCTCGACGAGGCGCTCGCGCGGCCGGCCGGCGCCGGGCACAAGGTGCCGCCGCTGTGGGACGGCCACGCCGGGCCCCGCATCGCCGAGGTGGTGTCGGCGTTCCTCGGGTCCCGTGCCGCACGGGCGGGCGCGTGA
- a CDS encoding glycosyltransferase, giving the protein MLHLVTNSLPYANAGYTTRTHQILLAQRGIGLDPHALTRLGFPVAQGALAAAPLDVVDGVPYHRSLPARPLPRRATARLAAEIDAAAGIVERLRPEVLHAASNHWNGRVALALRERLGLPVVYEVRGFLEESWLSRRDGDQDEGSSTDRYRLERELETWVMREADLVTTLGEVMRAEIVARGVDPDRVLVAPNAVDERFLTASPDARPLRRRLGIADDEVTVGVVSTLYRHEGVVTLVDAVARLLPDHPRVRLLVVGDGPERDAIRHRVQEAGIEDRTLLTGRVPFAEVHEYYAAVDVFCVPRIRARVSDLVTPLKPVEAMATGRAVVASDVGGLREVVSDGVTGVLVEPDDAVALAGAIAPLLYDLDLRGRLGDAARSWVAEHRTWSQVASRYRDAYAHLGAR; this is encoded by the coding sequence GTGCTGCACCTGGTCACCAACTCGCTGCCGTACGCCAACGCCGGCTACACCACCCGCACGCACCAGATCCTCCTGGCGCAGCGCGGGATCGGCCTCGACCCCCACGCGCTCACCCGGCTGGGGTTCCCGGTCGCGCAGGGCGCGCTCGCCGCGGCCCCGCTCGACGTCGTCGACGGCGTGCCCTACCACCGGTCGCTGCCCGCGCGGCCCCTGCCCCGCCGGGCGACGGCGCGCCTCGCGGCCGAGATCGACGCCGCGGCCGGCATCGTCGAGCGGCTGCGGCCGGAGGTGCTGCACGCGGCGTCCAACCACTGGAACGGCCGCGTCGCGCTGGCGCTGCGCGAGCGCCTCGGGTTGCCGGTCGTCTACGAGGTGCGCGGATTCCTCGAGGAGTCGTGGCTCTCGCGCCGCGACGGCGACCAGGACGAGGGCAGCAGCACCGACCGCTACCGGCTCGAGCGCGAGCTGGAGACCTGGGTGATGCGCGAGGCCGACCTCGTGACGACCCTCGGCGAGGTCATGCGCGCGGAGATCGTCGCGCGCGGCGTCGACCCCGACCGCGTCCTGGTGGCGCCCAACGCGGTGGACGAGAGATTCCTCACGGCCTCCCCCGACGCCCGCCCCCTGCGGCGCCGGCTCGGCATCGCCGACGACGAGGTCACGGTGGGCGTGGTGTCCACCCTCTACCGGCACGAGGGCGTGGTCACCCTGGTCGACGCCGTGGCCCGGCTGCTGCCCGACCACCCCCGGGTGCGGCTGCTCGTCGTCGGCGACGGGCCGGAGCGCGACGCGATCCGCCACCGGGTCCAGGAGGCCGGGATCGAGGACCGGACGCTGCTCACGGGCCGGGTCCCCTTCGCCGAGGTCCACGAGTACTACGCCGCGGTCGACGTCTTCTGCGTCCCGCGGATCCGGGCCCGGGTCAGCGACCTGGTGACCCCGCTCAAGCCGGTGGAGGCGATGGCCACCGGGCGGGCCGTCGTCGCGAGCGACGTGGGGGGCCTGCGCGAGGTGGTCTCGGACGGCGTCACCGGGGTGCTGGTGGAGCCCGACGACGCCGTCGCGCTCGCCGGTGCGATCGCCCCGCTCCTGTACGATCTGGACCTGCGTGGCCGTCTCGGAGACGCTGCCCGGAGCTGGGTCGCGGAGCACCGCACCTGGTCCCAGGTCGCCTCCCGGTACCGCGACGCCTACGCCCACCTCGGTGCTCGGTGA
- a CDS encoding nucleotide sugar dehydrogenase: MSVDLVVIGLGYVGLPLAQEATRNGLAVVGLDVSSRIVDGLNAGRSHVDDLSDDDIAAMLSGGFTATTDPSVISGADAVVICVPTPLGSEGGPDLAYVLTSARTVGDHLKPGTLVVLESTTYPGTTDEQVRPILEDATGLTAGTDFNLAFSPERIDPGNPVYGMKNTPKVVGGHTPACTARAAAFYRRFVDTVVEAKGTREAEMAKLVENTYRQVNIGLMNEMAQYCHELGIDLWDVIEAAKSKPFGFQAFYPGPGVGGHCIPIDPMYLSYQVRARLGAPSQFIEIAQAVNNGMPRYVARRAQDLLNTVGKAMNGATVLVLGVTYKPDIADQRESPAEPLAQHLAAMGARVSFFDPYVEDWHVPGVDTTKVHDLEAGLAACDLAILVQNHSVLDLAVVAGRAPLLLDTRGKASGPNVERL, encoded by the coding sequence GTGTCCGTCGATCTGGTCGTCATCGGCCTCGGCTACGTCGGCCTGCCCCTGGCGCAGGAGGCCACCCGCAACGGGCTGGCCGTCGTCGGCCTGGACGTCTCGTCCCGCATCGTCGACGGGCTCAACGCCGGCCGCTCCCACGTCGACGACCTCTCCGACGACGACATCGCCGCGATGCTCTCCGGCGGCTTCACCGCGACGACGGACCCCTCCGTCATCTCCGGCGCCGACGCCGTGGTCATCTGCGTCCCCACCCCGCTGGGCTCGGAGGGCGGCCCGGACCTGGCCTACGTGCTCACCTCCGCGCGCACGGTCGGCGACCACCTCAAGCCCGGCACGCTCGTCGTCCTGGAGTCGACCACCTACCCGGGCACCACCGACGAGCAGGTGCGCCCGATCCTCGAGGACGCCACCGGCCTCACCGCCGGCACCGACTTCAACCTCGCGTTCTCCCCCGAGCGGATCGACCCGGGCAACCCGGTCTACGGCATGAAGAACACGCCCAAGGTCGTCGGCGGGCACACCCCCGCGTGCACCGCGCGCGCCGCCGCGTTCTACCGCCGGTTCGTCGACACCGTCGTCGAGGCCAAGGGCACCCGCGAGGCCGAGATGGCCAAGCTGGTGGAGAACACCTACCGCCAGGTCAACATCGGCCTCATGAACGAGATGGCGCAGTACTGCCACGAGCTCGGCATCGACCTGTGGGACGTCATCGAGGCGGCGAAGTCCAAGCCGTTCGGCTTCCAGGCCTTCTACCCGGGTCCCGGCGTCGGCGGGCACTGCATCCCGATCGACCCGATGTACCTCAGCTACCAGGTGCGGGCCCGCCTCGGCGCCCCCTCGCAGTTCATCGAGATCGCGCAGGCGGTCAACAACGGGATGCCGCGCTACGTCGCCCGCCGCGCGCAGGACCTGCTCAACACCGTCGGGAAGGCGATGAACGGCGCGACCGTGCTCGTGCTCGGCGTCACGTACAAGCCCGACATCGCCGACCAGCGAGAGTCGCCCGCCGAGCCGCTGGCCCAGCACCTCGCCGCGATGGGCGCGCGCGTCTCGTTCTTCGACCCCTACGTCGAGGACTGGCACGTGCCGGGGGTCGACACCACCAAGGTGCACGACCTCGAGGCCGGCCTCGCCGCGTGCGACCTCGCGATCCTGGTGCAGAACCACAGCGTGCTCGACCTCGCCGTCGTCGCCGGCCGCGCCCCGCTCCTGCTCGACACGCGCGGCAAGGCCTCGGGCCCGAACGTCGAGAGGCTCTGA
- a CDS encoding ABC transporter permease: protein MTTEMSLSPAAAEAAHYGLSPIGQKPTLRAYLVSLWDRRHFGLAFARSQLQADNSENRLGQLWQLLNPLLNAAVYYLIFHVILNASKGIQNFIAFLIVGVFTFGFTQKTILAGARSITGNMGLIRALHFPRALLPISSAIEELLRTGTSYVLLAAIVLLTGEPLSWTWLQLPAAVLLQLMFSVGVAFIFARLTASIRDVASFLPFAMRIWMYLSGVMYSITTFVNTHDSHPWIDFLLRVNPAVAYLAIIRGAFMASEPAPITYWYLALGWAVVALFGGFLFFYRGETSYGRG from the coding sequence GTGACGACCGAGATGAGCCTCAGCCCCGCTGCCGCGGAGGCGGCGCACTACGGCCTCAGCCCGATCGGGCAGAAGCCGACTCTGCGCGCCTACCTCGTCTCGCTCTGGGACCGGCGGCACTTCGGCCTGGCCTTCGCGCGCAGCCAGCTGCAGGCCGACAACAGCGAGAACCGTCTCGGCCAGCTGTGGCAGCTGCTCAACCCGCTGCTCAACGCAGCCGTCTACTACCTGATCTTCCACGTCATCCTCAACGCCAGCAAAGGCATCCAGAACTTCATCGCCTTCCTGATCGTCGGCGTGTTCACGTTCGGCTTCACGCAGAAGACGATCCTGGCGGGAGCCCGGTCGATCACGGGCAACATGGGGCTCATCCGGGCGCTGCACTTCCCCCGGGCCCTGCTCCCGATCTCCTCCGCGATCGAGGAGCTGCTCAGGACCGGCACGTCCTACGTCCTGCTCGCGGCCATCGTGCTGCTCACGGGCGAGCCGCTGAGCTGGACCTGGCTCCAGCTCCCGGCAGCCGTGCTGCTCCAGCTCATGTTCAGCGTCGGCGTGGCGTTCATCTTCGCCCGGCTCACCGCCTCGATCCGCGACGTGGCCTCGTTCCTGCCGTTCGCCATGCGCATCTGGATGTACCTGTCCGGCGTGATGTACTCCATCACCACGTTCGTCAACACCCACGACTCGCACCCCTGGATCGACTTCCTCCTCAGGGTCAACCCGGCGGTGGCCTACCTCGCGATCATCCGCGGTGCCTTCATGGCCTCGGAGCCCGCGCCGATCACCTACTGGTACCTGGCGCTCGGCTGGGCGGTCGTGGCGCTGTTCGGCGGATTCCTGTTCTTCTACCGCGGAGAGACGTCCTATGGTCGCGGCTGA
- a CDS encoding ATP-binding cassette domain-containing protein produces the protein MVAADERAARTAKTGRPTVIVDDLHVVYRVVGARKAGVHKDASSALMRVLTRRPSPGLREIHAIRGVSFTANHGDAIGLIGRNGSGKSTLLRAIAGLLPPESGTVYTDCQPSLLGVNAALVNTLSGQQNVILGGLAMGMTPEEVRAKYDSIVEFSGIGDFIDLPMNAYSSGMSARLRFAIAASVSHDVLLIDEALATGDAEFRRRSEQRIRELREEAGTVFVVSHGLGVIRETCNRAIWLEKGQIKMDGDVEHVLDAYEAIVER, from the coding sequence ATGGTCGCGGCTGACGAACGCGCGGCCCGCACGGCCAAGACCGGCCGGCCGACCGTGATCGTGGACGACCTCCACGTGGTCTACCGCGTGGTGGGCGCCCGCAAGGCCGGAGTGCACAAGGACGCCTCCTCGGCCCTCATGAGGGTGCTCACCCGCCGGCCGTCGCCGGGTCTCCGGGAGATCCACGCGATCCGCGGGGTGTCGTTCACCGCCAACCACGGCGACGCCATCGGGCTCATCGGCCGCAACGGCTCGGGCAAGAGCACGCTCCTGCGCGCCATCGCGGGCCTCCTGCCGCCCGAGAGCGGCACCGTCTACACCGACTGCCAGCCCTCGCTCCTCGGCGTCAACGCCGCTCTGGTCAACACGCTCTCCGGCCAGCAGAACGTCATCCTCGGCGGCCTCGCCATGGGCATGACGCCGGAGGAGGTCCGCGCCAAGTACGACTCGATCGTGGAGTTCTCCGGCATCGGCGACTTCATCGACCTGCCCATGAACGCGTACTCCTCCGGCATGAGCGCGCGGCTGAGGTTCGCGATCGCCGCGTCGGTCTCGCACGACGTCCTGCTCATCGACGAGGCGCTGGCCACCGGCGACGCCGAGTTCCGGCGCAGGTCCGAGCAGCGCATCCGCGAGCTGCGCGAGGAGGCCGGCACGGTGTTCGTGGTCAGCCACGGCCTCGGCGTCATCCGCGAGACCTGCAACCGCGCGATCTGGCTGGAGAAGGGCCAGATCAAGATGGACGGCGACGTCGAGCACGTCCTCGACGCCTACGAGGCCATCGTCGAGCGATAG
- a CDS encoding glycosyltransferase, with the protein MRVLVVTVVHHPGDARIAHREIPALLAAGHAVTFAAPFTAYGADRPVGVRALDLPRAHGRARLAALRRARALVAAEAPAHDVVLLHDPELLLAVARSVTTPVVWDVHEDTAAAVSMKSWIPGPLRPTAAAAVARLERSAERRVGLLLAEDGYATRFAGRHAVVPNTTTVPDTVPAPGTDRVVYLGSVTRARGALEMVEVGRRLAGEVGVELIGPVAADVADAVARAHAAGHVVAHGFVPNDEAVRMLDGALAGLSLLHDEPNYRHSRPTKVIEYMAHGVPVITTPLPVAVDIVESADCGIVVPFGDVDAVVGAVRELREGVGRRVALGFEGHRAARERYDWRVQGPAFVAALESFARA; encoded by the coding sequence GTGCGCGTGCTCGTGGTGACGGTCGTGCACCACCCCGGCGACGCCCGGATCGCGCACCGCGAGATCCCCGCGCTGCTGGCGGCCGGGCACGCCGTCACCTTCGCCGCGCCGTTCACCGCCTACGGCGCCGACCGGCCCGTGGGCGTGCGGGCGCTCGACCTGCCGCGCGCCCACGGCCGGGCCCGGCTCGCCGCCCTGCGCCGGGCCCGCGCCCTGGTCGCCGCCGAGGCCCCGGCGCACGACGTCGTGCTGCTGCACGACCCGGAGCTGCTGCTCGCGGTCGCGCGCTCGGTGACCACCCCCGTGGTGTGGGACGTCCACGAGGACACCGCCGCCGCCGTGTCGATGAAGTCGTGGATCCCCGGTCCGCTGCGCCCCACGGCGGCCGCGGCCGTGGCCCGGCTCGAGCGCTCGGCCGAGCGCCGCGTCGGGCTGCTGCTGGCCGAGGACGGCTACGCCACCCGCTTCGCCGGCCGGCACGCCGTCGTCCCGAACACGACGACCGTGCCGGACACGGTGCCGGCCCCGGGCACCGACAGGGTCGTCTACCTCGGGTCGGTCACCCGCGCCCGGGGCGCGCTCGAGATGGTGGAGGTCGGGCGCCGGCTCGCCGGCGAGGTGGGCGTCGAGCTCATCGGCCCGGTGGCCGCCGACGTCGCCGACGCCGTGGCCCGCGCGCACGCGGCCGGTCACGTCGTGGCGCACGGCTTCGTGCCCAACGACGAGGCCGTCCGGATGCTCGACGGCGCGCTCGCCGGGCTCTCGCTGCTGCACGACGAGCCCAACTACCGGCACTCGCGGCCCACCAAGGTGATCGAGTACATGGCGCACGGCGTCCCCGTGATCACCACGCCCCTGCCGGTTGCGGTCGACATCGTCGAGTCCGCGGACTGCGGGATCGTCGTGCCGTTCGGGGACGTCGACGCCGTGGTCGGCGCGGTCCGCGAGCTGCGCGAGGGCGTGGGGCGGCGCGTCGCCCTCGGGTTCGAGGGCCACCGAGCCGCGCGCGAGCGCTACGACTGGCGCGTGCAGGGGCCGGCCTTCGTCGCGGCGCTGGAGTCGTTCGCCCGGGCCTGA
- a CDS encoding glycosyltransferase yields MTSLGKVPGVGGARRRAGRLREDAQDWWADRAPVAALRDAGAVDVAWYSALVGEDFRGEAAAARHWLHHGGPAGLPPHPLLEPSLVDKEGGKEAGTAAVLALLAGERSADLPHPVFDDAAWVAAHPEAAAVTGGPLVHFLQTARADTLLPVPEGYAGPAPAYGPWRERMLGVAREWAQRRTAGRTPDEPDWAAAEAALPARVEGRVSVVVTVREDWARVQETAAWLAGQDDVELVVLDDASSRLGAFLLEAVVGGLERVVLRHRVGKVGRQLALGHAVVASTGAVVVVLADHLAPLPGWTGPLLEALTDESVAGAQPLVVHPDGTVRSAGFVLPGGGGLPAYYLAEHPVSDVRRAGPVRVRALNGLALALRADDVVAVQGPDPAADGWAEVDLCLRIAEHRGGGAFAVVDTARVESHASRMFGRDRLRVGDPAVLRERWAEVLDRSDDALWDRLDLDVVGAEDETDPANAGSPGAFVPRPVLAHRVRRTADGVPRLRWSVRIASRSGPRGDTWGDTFFGHDLAAALERLGQHAGVDRRDAYTRRTAHLDEVTVTVRGLVDVTPSPGAVNLLWVISHPDLVTPEEVRRYDAAFAASIPWAAGMSEQAGVPVQPLLQATDPARFHPRPGPTSRVVFVGNHREDRRIVTDALAAGIDLDIYGRGWREAGLGDHVRAEFVPNDRLGELYAGADVVLCDHWADMAREGFAANRLFDAVASGTRVVSDDVAGAAEVFGPLVHVYRDRDDLAAVVGAARDEAFLADDERRARAAEFGVAHSFDARAATLLEHALRVRRDRGID; encoded by the coding sequence ATGACCTCGCTCGGGAAGGTCCCCGGCGTCGGCGGCGCCCGCCGGCGCGCGGGCCGGCTGCGCGAGGACGCGCAGGACTGGTGGGCCGACCGCGCCCCGGTGGCCGCCCTGCGCGACGCCGGCGCCGTCGACGTCGCGTGGTACTCGGCGCTGGTCGGCGAGGACTTCCGCGGCGAGGCGGCCGCCGCGCGGCACTGGCTGCACCACGGCGGGCCGGCCGGCCTCCCGCCGCACCCGCTGCTCGAGCCGTCGCTCGTCGACAAGGAGGGCGGCAAGGAGGCCGGCACCGCCGCGGTGCTCGCGCTCCTCGCGGGGGAGCGGTCCGCGGACCTCCCGCACCCGGTGTTCGACGACGCGGCCTGGGTGGCTGCGCACCCCGAGGCGGCGGCGGTGACGGGCGGCCCGCTCGTGCACTTCCTGCAGACCGCGCGCGCGGACACGCTGCTCCCGGTGCCCGAGGGCTACGCCGGGCCGGCACCCGCGTACGGGCCGTGGCGCGAGCGGATGCTCGGCGTCGCCCGCGAGTGGGCGCAGCGCCGCACCGCCGGGCGCACCCCGGACGAGCCCGACTGGGCGGCCGCCGAGGCGGCCCTGCCCGCCCGTGTCGAGGGCCGCGTCTCCGTGGTCGTGACCGTGCGCGAGGACTGGGCCCGGGTTCAGGAGACCGCGGCGTGGCTGGCCGGTCAGGACGACGTCGAGCTCGTCGTGCTCGACGACGCCTCGTCGCGCCTCGGGGCCTTCCTGCTCGAGGCGGTCGTCGGCGGGCTCGAGCGCGTGGTGCTGCGGCACCGGGTGGGCAAGGTGGGCCGCCAGCTCGCGCTGGGGCACGCGGTGGTGGCCTCGACCGGCGCCGTCGTGGTCGTCCTCGCCGACCACCTGGCCCCGCTGCCCGGCTGGACCGGGCCCCTGCTCGAGGCGCTGACCGACGAGTCGGTCGCCGGGGCGCAGCCCCTGGTCGTGCACCCCGACGGCACCGTGCGCAGCGCCGGCTTCGTGCTTCCTGGCGGGGGCGGCCTGCCGGCGTACTACCTGGCCGAGCACCCGGTGTCCGACGTCCGGCGCGCGGGACCGGTGCGCGTGCGGGCGCTCAACGGGCTGGCCCTCGCGCTGCGCGCGGACGACGTGGTCGCCGTGCAGGGTCCGGACCCGGCCGCCGACGGGTGGGCCGAGGTCGACCTCTGCCTGCGGATCGCCGAGCACCGCGGCGGCGGCGCGTTCGCCGTCGTCGACACGGCCCGGGTGGAGTCGCACGCCAGCCGGATGTTCGGTCGCGACCGGCTGCGGGTGGGCGACCCGGCCGTCCTGCGCGAGCGCTGGGCCGAGGTGCTCGACCGGTCCGACGACGCGCTGTGGGACCGACTCGACCTCGACGTGGTGGGCGCGGAGGACGAGACCGACCCGGCCAACGCCGGGAGCCCGGGCGCGTTCGTCCCCCGACCGGTGCTTGCCCACCGGGTGCGCCGCACGGCCGACGGCGTCCCCCGCCTGCGCTGGTCGGTGCGGATCGCGTCGCGTTCCGGCCCGCGCGGGGACACCTGGGGCGACACGTTCTTCGGCCACGACCTCGCCGCGGCGCTCGAGCGGCTCGGCCAGCACGCCGGCGTCGACCGCCGCGACGCCTACACCCGCCGCACCGCGCACCTCGACGAGGTCACCGTCACCGTGCGCGGCCTGGTCGACGTCACGCCGTCGCCGGGCGCGGTCAACCTGCTGTGGGTCATCAGCCACCCCGACCTCGTGACGCCGGAGGAGGTGCGTCGCTACGACGCTGCCTTCGCCGCCAGCATCCCGTGGGCGGCCGGGATGAGCGAGCAGGCGGGAGTGCCGGTGCAGCCGCTGCTCCAGGCCACCGACCCCGCCCGGTTCCACCCGCGGCCCGGGCCGACGTCGCGCGTGGTGTTCGTCGGCAACCACCGTGAGGACCGCCGGATCGTGACCGACGCGCTGGCCGCCGGGATCGACCTGGACATCTACGGCCGGGGCTGGCGCGAGGCGGGACTCGGCGACCACGTCCGGGCGGAGTTCGTGCCCAACGACCGGCTCGGCGAGCTCTACGCCGGCGCCGACGTCGTGCTCTGCGACCACTGGGCCGACATGGCGCGCGAGGGGTTCGCGGCCAACCGGCTCTTCGACGCGGTCGCCTCGGGCACCCGGGTGGTGTCCGACGACGTCGCGGGCGCCGCCGAGGTGTTCGGCCCGCTGGTGCACGTCTACCGCGACCGCGACGACCTCGCGGCCGTGGTGGGCGCCGCACGCGACGAGGCGTTCCTGGCGGACGACGAGCGACGCGCGCGCGCCGCCGAGTTCGGGGTGGCGCACTCGTTCGACGCGCGCGCCGCCACCCTGCTCGAGCACGCCCTCCGGGTGCGGCGCGATCGCGGGATCGACTGA